Proteins from one Oscillatoria salina IIICB1 genomic window:
- a CDS encoding ShlB/FhaC/HecB family hemolysin secretion/activation protein, with product MSLNDDDLSKKNLETTIRLSLVENQLPSLKKLRLFSTLVYLILGISWNSVAFAESLDELLNNKTRLSVPNFPEIFAQTPNPSDLRPPTPEIPDFPDEIEPQQPPETPLEVPTPSEQLPESLPTILDKITVTQFNFEGNTVFSDEELRNQVTEYTNREISFAELLEARSRITQLYLDNDYLTSGAYIPLQQRLSGGRGEVTIQIVEGSISDIRIQGTERLNSSYIRDRLRLGTATPLNKNRLIQALQLLQLDSRISNISAELSQDIEPGKSILDIRIEEADTFNTFASINNGRAPSVGSFRRGGGLVEENLLGFGDTLFFSYNNTDGSDNFDVSYTLPVNPRDGTLSFGYGTTSSDVIEPPFDDLDIDAESRYYQLSFRQPIWRSPTEEFAVGITASRQESETSLLDIPFPLSPGADDEGRIRVSALRFFQDWRQQGSRYVYGVRSQFTVGIDAFDATINDNAPDSQFFAWRGQGQLVYLLGENNGNPPLATTMVVRADVQFAAQELLSLEQFALGGFNSIRGYRQDALLTDNGAFLSAEIRFPIVRISEWETAIQLIPFLEIGTGWNNGADNNPDPSTLAAIGLGLQLIQSDRFSARLDWGIPLIELDSTERTWQENGIYFSVEFYPF from the coding sequence ATGAGTTTAAATGATGATGATTTAAGCAAAAAAAATTTAGAAACTACCATCAGGTTAAGCTTGGTAGAAAATCAGTTGCCAAGTCTCAAGAAACTACGGTTATTTTCTACTCTAGTTTACCTAATTTTAGGAATTAGTTGGAATTCGGTAGCATTTGCCGAAAGTCTAGATGAATTATTGAATAACAAAACTCGGTTGTCAGTACCTAATTTTCCAGAAATTTTTGCTCAAACTCCGAACCCATCAGACTTGCGTCCACCTACTCCAGAAATACCTGATTTCCCTGATGAGATTGAACCTCAGCAACCTCCAGAAACTCCTTTAGAAGTTCCCACACCATCGGAACAATTGCCCGAATCTTTACCAACAATATTAGACAAAATTACGGTTACGCAATTTAATTTTGAAGGGAACACAGTTTTTAGCGATGAAGAGTTAAGAAACCAAGTAACAGAATATACTAACCGGGAAATTTCTTTTGCGGAATTACTCGAAGCGCGATCGCGCATTACGCAACTTTATCTGGACAATGATTATCTAACTTCTGGTGCTTATATTCCTTTGCAACAAAGGCTTTCCGGAGGAAGAGGAGAAGTTACTATCCAAATAGTCGAAGGAAGTATCTCAGATATTCGCATTCAAGGGACAGAAAGATTAAACTCAAGTTATATCCGCGATCGCCTGCGTCTGGGTACGGCTACTCCTCTTAATAAAAATCGCTTAATTCAAGCTTTGCAACTATTACAATTGGACTCGCGAATTAGTAATATTTCGGCGGAACTTTCTCAAGATATAGAACCAGGTAAAAGTATTTTAGATATTCGGATTGAAGAAGCAGATACTTTTAATACTTTTGCCTCAATAAATAATGGACGCGCCCCCAGTGTCGGGAGTTTCCGTCGTGGTGGCGGTTTAGTCGAAGAAAACTTGTTAGGTTTTGGCGATACCCTCTTTTTTAGTTACAATAATACCGATGGTAGCGATAACTTTGATGTTAGCTATACTTTACCCGTAAATCCTCGCGACGGTACGTTAAGTTTTGGCTACGGAACAACTTCTAGCGATGTAATTGAACCACCTTTCGATGATTTAGATATTGATGCCGAATCGCGTTATTATCAGTTAAGTTTCCGTCAACCAATTTGGCGATCGCCAACCGAAGAATTTGCTGTTGGGATTACTGCTTCGCGTCAAGAAAGTGAAACCTCGCTGTTAGATATTCCTTTTCCTCTCTCTCCTGGGGCAGATGACGAAGGACGCATTCGAGTCTCCGCCCTGCGCTTTTTCCAGGATTGGCGACAACAGGGATCTCGTTATGTTTATGGAGTGCGATCGCAGTTTACCGTCGGCATTGATGCTTTTGATGCCACAATTAATGATAATGCCCCCGACAGTCAATTTTTTGCTTGGCGAGGACAAGGACAATTAGTTTATTTATTAGGAGAAAATAATGGCAATCCACCTTTAGCTACCACAATGGTAGTTCGCGCTGACGTGCAATTTGCCGCCCAAGAATTACTTTCTTTAGAACAATTTGCATTAGGAGGTTTTAACAGTATTCGCGGTTATCGTCAAGATGCTTTATTAACCGACAATGGTGCATTTTTGTCCGCAGAAATACGTTTCCCAATAGTGAGAATTTCCGAGTGGGAAACAGCAATCCAACTAATACCTTTTCTCGAAATTGGTACAGGTTGGAATAACGGCGCAGACAATAATCCCGACCCTAGCACGTTAGCCGCGATCGGTTTAGGATTACAATTAATTCAGTCCGATCGTTTTAGCGCTCGTTTAGACTGGGGTATTCCGCTTATAGAGTTAGATTCTACTGAAAGAACATGGCAAGAAAACGGCATTTATTTTTCCGTCGAATTCTATCCTTTTTGA
- a CDS encoding CHAT domain-containing protein: MARKRHLFFRRILSFLRLIKSQLASWLSKKVAYLSLLLSLFVLAAFLPVIAQETVSQNSSSTTILIKQAEINYNLGEYQRAAELLQQATNELENNRQLQAIALTNLSLVYQQQGEWQLAQAAINESLTILQQDTKNNLALLARAWEVQGKLQLAIGKASEAITSWQKAIDNYENIEDKEGKIRTKIHQTVALQELGLYREAFKQLTTIKPEEIEANLVRGAWLRNLGNIVRVVGNVNEIESILPTNICQLKEEESTDYLKISECLLRNSLATIEISNSPQLKAEVSLDLGNTYTAMYQRAKDAFQRAVTQSNNPNKQWELIKQAIEYYEKAENTTNLLLTLLQAQINQLSLLIDFQPQLAKIKDELVRQEATTSIHRQIEQIPDIFAEINNLSISKSAIFTRINLAKSLINLENYSQPELIEQLLLQAIEEARTLADVRTTAYALGTLGKLYEEQKQWEQALEKTQDAIRLTEEIQAPELAYQWEWQLGRLLRNQGEIESAVAAYEVAVKNLELSRQNFLILQSEERFTLQNSLNTFYRELIALLLPKDDLNPDQENLQKSIYYIESLQLAELENFLKCNLTDIETVQLERKDREDEPVAQLMERTKLFLNKAPKTAIVYSVILPDHLVTILQLPNDNKLVYSSSNKDSSAVQKLISEIDNVLKNTLAINEIKRKVKELYDISLQGVEQELKRAGIETLVFILDSSLSRIPMASLYDGHQYLVENYASVLTSSIQFLKHKQFTNNQLKALIVGAIKQRQNYDSLEEEVPQQINKIKENLSNYDILDNGKFTKKALREKFRSSVYDLVHIITHGQFSSDPKETYIITDDDSQEFNEYSININEFSNLLQTRDQSKLINLLFFSACETASGDKRAVLGIAGTAIRFGANATIATLWNVKQEETTDFVDEFYSNLVKKELNIAQALRQTQITMIESDNFEIRHPRNWASFIMVGY, from the coding sequence ATGGCAAGAAAACGGCATTTATTTTTCCGTCGAATTCTATCCTTTTTGAGGCTAATAAAATCTCAGTTAGCTTCTTGGTTATCTAAAAAAGTAGCTTATTTATCTTTACTTTTAAGCCTTTTTGTGCTAGCTGCTTTCTTGCCAGTAATCGCTCAAGAAACAGTTTCACAAAATTCGTCTTCTACTACTATTTTAATTAAACAAGCAGAAATCAACTATAACCTGGGTGAATATCAGCGAGCAGCAGAATTATTGCAACAAGCCACAAATGAATTAGAAAATAATCGTCAACTGCAAGCTATTGCTTTAACTAATCTTTCCTTAGTTTACCAGCAACAAGGAGAATGGCAGTTAGCCCAAGCAGCAATTAATGAAAGTTTGACTATTTTACAGCAAGATACTAAAAATAATTTAGCCTTATTAGCACGAGCCTGGGAAGTCCAAGGCAAACTTCAACTAGCAATTGGAAAAGCCAGCGAAGCTATTACAAGTTGGCAAAAAGCTATAGACAACTACGAAAATATTGAGGATAAAGAAGGTAAAATTCGGACGAAAATTCATCAAACTGTTGCTTTACAAGAATTAGGTTTGTATCGCGAAGCTTTCAAACAACTCACTACAATTAAACCAGAAGAGATAGAAGCTAATTTGGTTCGAGGGGCTTGGTTACGAAATTTAGGTAATATTGTGCGTGTAGTCGGTAATGTTAACGAAATTGAAAGTATTTTACCAACAAATATTTGCCAGTTAAAGGAAGAAGAATCGACAGATTACTTAAAAATATCTGAGTGTTTATTACGAAATAGTTTAGCAACTATAGAAATAAGCAATTCGCCACAACTTAAAGCCGAAGTTTCACTCGACTTAGGTAATACTTATACGGCGATGTATCAACGCGCTAAAGACGCATTTCAGCGTGCAGTAACGCAAAGTAATAATCCAAACAAACAATGGGAATTAATTAAACAAGCTATCGAATATTACGAAAAGGCAGAAAATACTACTAATTTACTGCTTACGCTTCTCCAAGCCCAAATTAATCAACTAAGTCTTTTGATTGATTTCCAGCCACAGTTAGCTAAGATAAAAGATGAATTAGTTCGGCAAGAAGCAACAACTTCTATTCACAGACAAATTGAGCAAATACCAGATATTTTCGCAGAAATAAATAATTTATCTATTAGTAAATCAGCAATTTTTACTCGTATCAACCTAGCTAAAAGTCTGATTAATCTCGAAAACTATTCACAACCAGAATTAATCGAACAACTTTTATTGCAAGCTATCGAAGAAGCGAGAACTTTAGCCGACGTGCGAACCACAGCATACGCTCTTGGTACTCTTGGTAAGCTATATGAAGAACAAAAACAATGGGAACAAGCTTTAGAGAAAACCCAAGACGCTATTAGACTAACTGAAGAAATTCAAGCACCAGAGCTAGCATACCAGTGGGAGTGGCAGTTGGGAAGGTTGTTGCGAAATCAAGGAGAGATTGAGAGTGCTGTTGCTGCTTACGAAGTTGCTGTTAAAAACCTAGAACTGTCTCGTCAAAATTTTCTCATTCTTCAATCAGAAGAAAGATTTACTCTCCAAAATTCTCTAAATACTTTTTACCGAGAATTAATTGCTTTATTATTACCAAAAGACGACCTAAATCCCGACCAGGAAAACCTTCAAAAGTCTATTTATTATATAGAGTCACTCCAATTAGCAGAATTAGAGAATTTCTTAAAATGTAATTTAACAGATATTGAAACCGTACAATTAGAACGTAAAGATAGAGAAGATGAGCCAGTAGCACAGTTAATGGAGCGAACGAAACTATTTTTAAACAAAGCTCCAAAAACGGCAATAGTATATTCAGTAATTTTGCCAGACCATTTAGTAACTATACTTCAACTACCTAATGATAACAAGCTAGTTTATAGTTCTTCTAATAAAGATAGTTCAGCAGTTCAAAAATTAATTAGCGAGATTGATAATGTCCTAAAAAATACTTTGGCTATAAATGAAATTAAAAGAAAAGTTAAAGAGTTATACGATATTTCTTTACAAGGAGTTGAGCAAGAATTAAAAAGAGCAGGAATAGAAACTTTAGTTTTTATACTTGATTCTTCTTTGAGCCGTATACCAATGGCAAGTCTTTACGATGGACATCAATATTTAGTAGAAAATTACGCTTCTGTTTTAACTTCTAGTATTCAGTTTCTCAAACATAAACAGTTTACGAATAATCAATTAAAAGCTTTGATTGTCGGAGCTATAAAACAAAGACAAAATTATGATTCTTTGGAAGAAGAAGTTCCACAACAAATAAATAAAATTAAAGAAAATCTATCCAACTATGACATTTTAGATAATGGTAAATTTACGAAAAAAGCTCTTCGAGAAAAATTTCGATCTTCAGTTTACGATCTAGTTCATATAATTACACATGGTCAATTTAGTTCCGATCCCAAAGAGACATATATTATTACTGATGATGATTCTCAAGAATTCAACGAATACTCTATCAATATCAATGAATTCAGTAATTTACTTCAAACTAGAGACCAAAGTAAGTTGATAAACCTACTTTTTTTTAGTGCTTGTGAAACGGCATCCGGTGACAAGCGAGCAGTTTTAGGTATTGCAGGAACGGCAATCAGGTTTGGTGCAAACGCAACCATAGCAACTCTCTGGAATGTAAAACAAGAAGAAACTACTGATTTTGTAGATGAGTTTTACAGCAATTTAGTAAAAAAAGAGTTAAATATAGCACAAGCACTAAGGCAAACACAAATAACCATGATCGAAAGTGATAATTTTGAAATACGTCATCCTCGCAACTGGGCATCATTTATTATGGTAGGTTACTAA
- a CDS encoding DUF928 domain-containing protein, translating into MKFIKRHLQITLIASLLGSNYLPEQISLVHTQYRIKARTNNFVAQAQENDSIGLDFVPRDLTAKDDAPGDRTTKPDYGEEKCSPVEKPLTALVPGFKNDSLRALTSQENPIFWFYVPYNASGLSVEFQLVDYQDEEVYREQFSLTGTPGIIRISLPPTVGLLQLNQDYFWSLTVICNSQQENIYVTGKYQRVIPNFDDISSLTGTPEERLIIYAKDGLWHESLTTILTEIMPLDPQKGKAILTEFLKDPDIDLEELAEEKLTECCS; encoded by the coding sequence ATGAAATTTATTAAACGTCATTTACAAATTACTTTGATTGCTAGTTTATTAGGCTCTAATTATTTACCAGAACAAATAAGCTTAGTTCACACTCAATACAGGATTAAAGCGAGAACTAATAACTTTGTTGCTCAAGCCCAAGAAAACGATAGCATTGGCTTAGATTTCGTACCTCGCGATCTCACTGCTAAAGACGATGCACCCGGAGATAGAACAACAAAACCAGACTACGGCGAGGAGAAATGTTCACCTGTAGAAAAACCTCTCACCGCTTTAGTACCTGGCTTTAAAAATGATTCTTTGCGTGCATTAACATCTCAAGAAAATCCTATCTTTTGGTTTTATGTTCCTTATAATGCTTCAGGTCTTTCGGTAGAATTTCAATTAGTAGACTATCAAGATGAAGAAGTTTATCGCGAACAGTTTTCCTTAACTGGGACTCCAGGTATTATTAGAATTTCGCTACCACCAACAGTAGGTCTTTTACAGCTTAATCAAGATTATTTTTGGTCTTTAACTGTTATTTGCAATTCGCAACAAGAAAATATTTATGTAACTGGTAAGTATCAAAGAGTTATTCCTAACTTTGATGATATATCTTCACTTACAGGAACACCAGAAGAGCGATTAATAATTTATGCGAAAGATGGTTTATGGCATGAAAGTTTAACTACAATATTGACAGAAATCATGCCTCTCGATCCTCAAAAAGGTAAAGCAATATTAACTGAATTTTTGAAAGATCCAGATATTGACTTAGAAGAATTAGCAGAAGAAAAATTAACTGAATGTTGTAGCTAA
- a CDS encoding CHASE2 domain-containing protein produces the protein MMGKLVVLTLEGNLEEQGFRVHLEIGVEGMRPDLEMTKELPANPELATHLEEHWLEKYRPLGAPYRIKPTEIINEGAINLRECQESAKQLEAEFKDWLEAESFREIDRELRSELSREEEIRVLIRTEDRQLQKLPWHLWDFVKSYGKAEVGLSPPEYRRTDRFQQITGKLRIRILAILGHQEGIDTQKDRQLLKKLPNAEVTFLVEPSYLEINDRLWEQDWDIIFFAGHSLTEGDEGRIYINPDEFITTDELWIGLKKAVERGLQLAIFNSCDGLGLAQRIGDRQIPLTIVMRELVPDRVAQEFLKYFLTAFASGESFYLAVRSARDRLRALEREFPCASWLPVICQNPATLPPTWEELSSISEENSLLSLPHRKHTVTKKNDRRKNRSRWRKLRVAIIASLIITSLIMWGRWQGKLQTLELIAYDHLMQQRPIKEPDDRILVVRVTKEDLKLLQQPPESTGQGARSLSDKNLERLLVKLQQYQPRVIGLNIHREGSIDPLYKNLKSIFQKGSFIALCSGETEKDGAKYAPTDVPSERIGFGDVVHNPRDQVVRRHLLLMTLPDPKPCKAQQEVEAFSLKVALSYLKAENIQRNDRKEDKFIKIGNYIFAPLKLHRGGYHRSNTNSGKTLEPDVDKGIQVMLNYRPYHNYLQDIAKVKSVTDVFNNQLSLEDVKNKIVLIGRDGSSNNTFKTPYKNELPLPNLFLQAQMVSHLISIVEGELPLIWTWNLPGDFLWIWSWSLIVSFIVLKVNLLEQKNTKSIVHLVFFGSISLVMLYSSCWFFLSYYGGWIPLVPTVIAMLLTGISVKGYMTLK, from the coding sequence ATGATGGGTAAGTTAGTCGTATTAACATTAGAAGGTAATCTCGAAGAGCAAGGCTTTCGAGTGCATCTAGAAATTGGGGTTGAAGGAATGCGCCCCGATCTAGAAATGACAAAGGAGTTACCTGCAAATCCGGAATTAGCCACCCACTTAGAAGAACATTGGTTAGAAAAATATCGCCCTTTGGGAGCGCCTTATCGCATTAAACCAACGGAAATTATTAATGAAGGGGCGATAAATTTGAGAGAGTGTCAAGAGTCAGCAAAACAATTGGAAGCCGAGTTTAAGGATTGGTTAGAAGCTGAGAGTTTTCGAGAAATAGATCGAGAATTACGTTCTGAGTTAAGTCGGGAAGAGGAAATTCGGGTATTAATTCGGACTGAGGATCGTCAATTACAAAAGCTTCCTTGGCATCTCTGGGATTTTGTGAAGAGTTATGGAAAAGCAGAGGTTGGTTTAAGTCCGCCGGAATACAGACGCACCGATCGTTTTCAGCAAATAACAGGTAAATTACGAATTAGAATTTTAGCAATTCTCGGTCACCAGGAAGGAATTGATACTCAAAAAGACCGACAATTATTGAAGAAGTTGCCGAATGCAGAAGTAACATTTTTAGTGGAACCAAGTTATTTGGAAATAAACGATCGCCTTTGGGAACAAGATTGGGATATTATCTTTTTTGCTGGGCATAGCTTGACTGAGGGAGATGAAGGTCGAATTTATATCAATCCCGATGAATTTATTACCACAGATGAATTGTGGATAGGCTTAAAAAAAGCTGTAGAAAGAGGGTTGCAGTTAGCGATTTTCAACTCTTGCGACGGATTAGGGCTAGCACAACGGATTGGCGATCGCCAGATCCCCCTGACGATTGTCATGCGGGAACTCGTCCCCGATCGCGTCGCTCAAGAGTTTCTGAAGTATTTCCTCACCGCCTTTGCGAGTGGAGAATCATTTTATCTGGCGGTGCGATCGGCACGCGATCGGCTTCGAGCCTTGGAGCGCGAGTTTCCCTGCGCCAGTTGGTTGCCCGTTATTTGCCAAAATCCCGCTACTTTGCCCCCTACTTGGGAAGAGTTGAGTAGTATCAGTGAGGAAAATTCGCTACTTAGCCTGCCGCATAGAAAACATACAGTAACTAAGAAAAATGATCGTCGAAAAAACAGATCCAGATGGCGTAAACTTCGAGTAGCAATTATTGCTAGCTTAATCATTACAAGCTTGATTATGTGGGGAAGATGGCAAGGAAAGTTACAAACTTTGGAACTTATTGCTTACGACCATCTCATGCAACAGCGACCTATTAAAGAACCAGACGATCGAATTTTAGTTGTCCGCGTGACTAAAGAAGATCTCAAACTTCTACAACAACCTCCAGAATCTACAGGACAAGGCGCAAGAAGTTTATCCGATAAAAATTTAGAACGCCTTTTAGTAAAATTACAACAGTATCAGCCCAGAGTTATTGGTTTAAATATTCACCGGGAAGGAAGTATAGATCCTTTATATAAAAATCTCAAATCTATCTTCCAAAAAGGTTCCTTCATTGCATTATGTAGTGGTGAAACTGAAAAAGATGGAGCCAAATATGCTCCTACTGATGTTCCTTCAGAAAGGATTGGTTTTGGCGATGTTGTACATAATCCACGCGATCAAGTCGTTCGTCGTCATCTATTGTTAATGACATTACCAGATCCAAAACCCTGTAAAGCGCAACAAGAAGTTGAAGCTTTTAGCCTCAAGGTAGCACTTAGCTACCTGAAAGCCGAAAATATTCAAAGAAATGATCGAAAAGAAGATAAGTTTATTAAAATAGGCAATTATATTTTCGCTCCTTTAAAACTTCATAGAGGTGGATATCATCGCTCAAATACAAATTCAGGTAAAACACTCGAACCGGATGTAGACAAAGGTATTCAAGTAATGCTTAACTATCGTCCTTATCACAATTATCTTCAGGATATTGCTAAAGTCAAATCCGTTACAGATGTTTTCAATAACCAACTCTCTCTTGAGGATGTAAAAAACAAAATTGTTTTAATTGGTAGAGATGGAAGCAGCAATAATACTTTTAAGACACCTTATAAAAATGAATTACCTTTACCTAACTTATTTCTTCAAGCTCAAATGGTAAGTCATCTTATTAGCATAGTTGAAGGCGAATTACCTTTAATTTGGACTTGGAATTTGCCAGGAGATTTCCTTTGGATTTGGAGTTGGTCTTTGATCGTAAGTTTTATTGTTTTAAAAGTTAATTTACTCGAACAGAAAAATACCAAATCAATAGTACATTTAGTTTTCTTTGGTAGTATAAGTTTAGTTATGCTATATAGCTCGTGCTGGTTTTTCTTGAGTTATTATGGAGGTTGGATACCATTAGTTCCTACAGTTATAGCTATGCTACTAACTGGTATATCTGTCAAAGGATACATGACATTAAAATAG
- a CDS encoding DUF1822 family protein has product MMKYQTDYSLNKENYPLVVPITIKDHEQAQKFRSFHSQPQKRKEVYLNTLAVLAVNFHLKCLGIETNLAASDSWHPAMQTLGNIADLEVKDIGKLECRFVLPEAEFCEIPLEVCSDRIGYIAVQMNQALTEATIVGFVAKVTTAKLLLSQFKPLDELIDKLPPVVHLSDWIEDIFTASWQTIEELCQPQLNQLAFNFRSPGVLNKKLVNNSPDGIKRGKVLELENAGERIALLVGLESKAIPEMAIWVQISPTGENTYLPDNLQLCILDSKGEEVMKSQARSSKSIKFKFTAETGEIFSVQVNLGDAILTEEFIV; this is encoded by the coding sequence ATGATGAAATACCAAACAGATTATTCATTAAACAAAGAAAATTATCCGCTCGTCGTACCAATTACAATCAAAGACCACGAGCAAGCCCAAAAGTTTCGTAGCTTTCACTCACAACCGCAAAAAAGAAAAGAAGTTTATCTCAATACTTTAGCGGTATTAGCAGTAAATTTCCATCTCAAATGTTTAGGGATTGAGACAAATTTAGCTGCTAGCGATAGTTGGCATCCAGCAATGCAAACCCTAGGAAATATTGCTGATTTAGAGGTAAAAGATATTGGTAAATTAGAGTGTCGTTTTGTCCTACCTGAAGCGGAATTTTGCGAAATACCACTCGAAGTATGCTCAGATCGAATTGGCTATATAGCAGTGCAGATGAATCAAGCTTTAACTGAAGCTACTATCGTTGGCTTTGTTGCCAAAGTGACTACAGCTAAGCTACTACTTAGTCAGTTTAAACCGCTAGATGAATTAATTGACAAATTGCCACCCGTAGTACATTTAAGCGACTGGATAGAAGATATATTTACTGCTAGTTGGCAAACAATTGAAGAACTTTGTCAGCCACAATTAAACCAACTAGCCTTTAATTTTCGTAGTCCAGGAGTGTTGAATAAAAAATTAGTCAACAATAGTCCTGATGGCATTAAGCGAGGTAAAGTTTTAGAGTTAGAAAATGCTGGCGAACGAATTGCTTTATTAGTGGGATTAGAATCAAAAGCAATACCAGAAATGGCAATTTGGGTACAGATATCTCCTACTGGTGAAAATACTTATTTACCAGATAACTTGCAGCTATGTATACTGGATAGCAAAGGAGAAGAAGTCATGAAAAGTCAAGCTAGAAGTAGTAAGAGCATTAAGTTTAAGTTTACTGCTGAAACAGGAGAAATTTTTAGCGTCCAAGTAAACTTAGGTGATGCGATCTTGACCGAAGAGTTTATAGTTTAG
- a CDS encoding sigma-70 family RNA polymerase sigma factor, protein MYIPNDMSELDQYLKELALEVQRYSPGSRKRRKALDKLIRVMQRPRVLPCLYPGRFKGFYEEILSEAKQQLFLYICQNINNYNPEKGEVLQWIKPYFKRFFIQASREFMPIAHQRIEPAQIKRLSIDELEINDSLEVNEQQNYFFSEEVKHFVEEDSEGIFRETHIRSHPGANFQSIFLRRTDGYSWEEISSSLSISVSTLSRFYQRCLKKFAPLFQEHFQ, encoded by the coding sequence GTGTATATTCCCAATGATATGAGCGAACTAGACCAATACTTAAAAGAGCTAGCTTTAGAAGTCCAGAGGTACTCTCCAGGAAGCAGAAAGCGCCGCAAAGCCTTGGATAAACTAATTAGGGTTATGCAACGCCCTCGCGTACTTCCCTGTCTTTATCCAGGTCGTTTTAAAGGTTTTTATGAGGAAATTCTCAGCGAAGCTAAACAACAACTTTTTCTCTATATTTGTCAAAACATTAACAATTATAATCCTGAAAAAGGGGAAGTATTACAGTGGATAAAACCTTACTTTAAAAGATTTTTTATTCAAGCAAGCCGCGAATTCATGCCAATTGCACATCAGCGGATAGAACCAGCACAAATTAAAAGGTTAAGTATAGATGAATTAGAAATAAATGATTCTCTAGAAGTAAACGAACAACAAAATTATTTTTTTTCCGAAGAAGTCAAACATTTTGTTGAAGAAGATTCAGAGGGTATTTTTCGAGAAACGCATATCCGTTCTCATCCAGGAGCTAATTTTCAATCTATTTTTCTCAGGCGAACAGACGGTTATTCCTGGGAAGAAATAAGCTCTAGTTTGTCAATTAGTGTGTCCACTCTAAGTCGGTTTTATCAGCGTTGCTTAAAAAAATTCGCTCCTTTATTTCAAGAACACTTTCAATAG
- a CDS encoding PEP-CTERM sorting domain-containing protein (PEP-CTERM proteins occur, often in large numbers, in the proteomes of bacteria that also encode an exosortase, a predicted intramembrane cysteine proteinase. The presence of a PEP-CTERM domain at a protein's C-terminus predicts cleavage within the sorting domain, followed by covalent anchoring to some some component of the (usually Gram-negative) cell surface. Many PEP-CTERM proteins exhibit an unusual sequence composition that includes large numbers of potential glycosylation sites. Expression of one such protein has been shown restore the ability of a bacterium to form floc, a type of biofilm.), protein MVASSASAQSIDFETINEQLSDGSLNLDDIKSDNQLSSSDLEKFINFEGIDGILPDGSEALDDMKITDQFSSLGITFGIDANLDGINDPGKSPVLEAVGYSKKDPKSGFANGHLSKLDVAAPSFESRLGSFFLRTDTPKKTIKEQNLLITYNSPTSGASGEIWDIDGGIRGTEQWRIEALGQDLSVIDSILSPLGTTLTLDAKPWLWSFDRDVADINAIRFNFVGTKKNVAGLAFDNFSVYSVENSEKVPEPTSVLSLLTFGIFGTMLLKRKQRKTPKELGIN, encoded by the coding sequence ATGGTTGCATCATCTGCTTCAGCACAATCCATCGATTTCGAGACAATTAACGAGCAATTATCTGACGGTAGTCTCAATTTAGATGATATAAAAAGTGATAACCAGTTGTCGTCATCAGACCTAGAAAAATTTATCAATTTTGAGGGAATTGATGGGATATTACCTGATGGTAGTGAGGCTTTAGACGACATGAAAATTACCGATCAGTTTTCATCTTTAGGTATTACTTTTGGTATTGATGCTAACCTTGATGGTATTAATGACCCCGGTAAATCGCCAGTTTTGGAAGCCGTTGGTTATAGTAAGAAAGATCCTAAATCTGGCTTTGCAAACGGTCATCTCAGTAAATTAGATGTAGCTGCACCTTCATTTGAATCACGATTAGGAAGTTTCTTTTTGAGAACCGATACACCCAAGAAGACTATCAAAGAGCAAAACCTTTTAATCACTTACAATTCTCCCACATCAGGAGCATCAGGAGAAATTTGGGACATTGATGGTGGAATACGTGGAACAGAACAATGGAGAATTGAAGCACTTGGTCAAGATTTATCAGTTATTGACTCAATTCTTAGTCCGTTAGGAACAACACTTACTCTTGATGCTAAACCTTGGTTATGGTCTTTCGATCGAGATGTTGCTGACATTAATGCTATTCGCTTTAATTTTGTTGGTACGAAAAAGAACGTTGCTGGATTAGCTTTCGATAATTTTTCAGTATATTCTGTTGAGAATTCCGAAAAAGTTCCCGAACCAACTTCTGTCTTAAGTTTATTAACTTTTGGAATTTTCGGGACGATGCTGCTGAAGCGCAAACAGAGAAAAACTCCCAAAGAGTTAGGTATTAATTAA